In Chryseobacterium lactis, a single genomic region encodes these proteins:
- a CDS encoding GxxExxY protein has translation MSENDISRIVYEAGYLVHKSLGPGLLESAYEECLFYELNKNSLFVEKQKPMPLVYDEVKLDIGYRLDFLIEKKFVLEIKSVESLNDIDLAQILTYLRLSNCKLGMLINFNTIQFKNGVKRVINGTL, from the coding sequence ATTTCAGAGAATGATATATCAAGAATTGTTTACGAAGCAGGTTATCTGGTTCATAAATCTTTAGGCCCCGGACTGTTGGAGAGTGCCTACGAAGAATGTTTGTTTTATGAATTAAATAAAAATAGTCTCTTTGTAGAAAAGCAAAAGCCTATGCCATTGGTTTATGATGAAGTAAAACTAGATATCGGTTATAGGCTTGATTTTCTCATTGAGAAAAAATTTGTGTTAGAAATAAAATCTGTTGAGTCCTTAAATGATATTGATCTGGCTCAAATACTTACTTATCTCCGTTTAAGCAATTGTAAACTTGGAATGTTGATCAATTTTAATACAATTCAATTTAAAAACGGAGTAAAAAGAGTGATCAACGGAACGTTATAA